The Impatiens glandulifera chromosome 3, dImpGla2.1, whole genome shotgun sequence genome contains a region encoding:
- the LOC124928693 gene encoding RING-H2 finger protein ATL70-like translates to MNSSTTTFSDPADDTEYSEDGERPGGYAYGLGLCLSLLLVLAIITYISYICSRKRSLVGGVRDPLSDPESTSDVDLSNTDDNPHSGGLDEATLGNYPKLLYSQAKLNAGGYGGGGCSICLTDYKDTDILRHLPQCGHLFHLMCVDPWLKLRSTCPICRN, encoded by the coding sequence ATGAATAGTAGCACCACCACATTTTCCGACCCCGCCGACGACACCGAATACAGCGAAGACGGCGAGAGACCAGGCGGCTATGCCTACGGACTCGGTCTCTGCCTTTCCCTCCTCCTCGTCCTTGCCATCATCACATATATTTCATACATTTGTTCCCGTAAACGGTCACTCGTCGGCGGCGTCAGAGATCCTCTTTCCGATCCGGAGAGCACCTCCGACGTTGACTTATCCAACACCGATGATAATCCACATTCCGGCGGCCTCGATGAAGCCACGCTGGGAAACTACCCGAAACTGCTATATTCTCAGGCGAAGCTCAACGCCGGCGGATATGGAGGCGGCGGGTGTTCCATATGCTTAACTGATTATAAAGACACTGATATATTAAGGCATCTTCCTCAATGTGGGCATCTCTTTCATCTCATGTGTGTTGATCCATGGCTAAAGCTCCGTTCTACCTGTCCCATTTGCAGGAATTAG